In Hyphomicrobiales bacterium, the sequence TCCGCGCCGTGAGCCAGCGTCAGCTTCAGGATGGCGAGATGGCCGCGCGCGCCGGCATAGAGGTAGGGGCTGTCGTTCATCGCATCCTTGGCGTTCACGTCCGCGCCGGCCTCGATCAGCGCCCTGGCCGCGTTGACGCGGTTCTCATGCGTCGCGGCGAGTAATGCGGTGCGCCCGCGCGGATCACGCGCATCGATGGCAGCGCCCTCGGAGAGAAGACGCTTGATCGCGGCGACATCGTCACGGGCTGCGGCGGCATGAAGGCTGGTGTCGGTCATGGTCTGTCCGAAGGCTAGCTGCGGCCAGGCGGCCAGCAGGAAAAGAACGAAGGCGATGATCGGCGACGGTCTCGACAATCGCGAATCTCCTTTTGCGCAAAAGGCATCGTCGCATGAAGCGGCGCGTCGATGGCCCGCCCCACAGGTCAATGCCGTCCCCTTCAGATAGGAAGCCTGCCGCTCATCGGACAA encodes:
- a CDS encoding ANK_REP_REGION domain-containing protein, whose protein sequence is MSRPSPIIAFVLFLLAAWPQLAFGQTMTDTSLHAAAARDDVAAIKRLLSEGAAIDARDPRGRTALLAATHENRVNAARALIEAGADVNAKDAMNDSPYLYAGARGHLAILKLTLAHGADLRSTNRYGGTALIPACERGHVETVRTLIAAGVAVDHVNNLGWTGLLEAIILSDGGQAHQQIVADLIAAGASVNLADRDGVTPLQHARNRGYDKIEQALRAAGAR